Proteins from a single region of Thermosipho japonicus:
- a CDS encoding tetratricopeptide repeat protein, with translation MNYNLIKFVRKLLKDRQFELAKNIIDIIEAEYPFLKFEYNLFIKNFEEALEIFKNLSHSDLKSLYNIENLENLNLEELLNKIYSSIDDNINYDEIKSEIPEISQLIIFELEKATKEKNKSNEQYLKDLLSKFEKNNYFLKEEKSNSSNFSIIFMSLLVVTLIFTIISLFNPVFFSIKNSINNIESNITSNYYNIKSELSKLNNIANEIFKNTSSLVESNQKMLEKDNSSIINNYFEELKNEIEKLKAQLNYMSTKISTSSPLKNENNQITLFEKFDPNSNETLRFMWLIAYQYYKQKNYLMAKNILETIIDKALSNNLNYLYFIDDAYYYRALIYYEMGDFENSYLLFNDFIERFPNSTYKKHAEYFIKILGGLK, from the coding sequence ATGAATTATAACTTAATAAAATTTGTAAGAAAACTACTTAAAGATAGGCAATTTGAACTTGCTAAAAATATCATTGATATAATTGAAGCTGAATACCCTTTCTTAAAATTCGAATACAATCTATTTATTAAAAATTTTGAAGAAGCACTCGAAATTTTTAAAAATCTTTCTCATTCAGATCTAAAATCACTTTATAATATTGAAAATCTTGAAAATCTAAATTTAGAAGAATTGTTAAACAAAATTTACTCATCAATCGATGATAATATTAACTATGATGAAATAAAAAGTGAAATCCCAGAAATATCTCAACTCATAATTTTTGAACTTGAAAAAGCCACTAAAGAAAAAAATAAATCAAATGAGCAATATTTAAAAGATTTGCTTTCAAAATTTGAAAAAAACAATTATTTTCTTAAAGAAGAAAAATCTAATTCTTCCAATTTTAGTATTATTTTTATGAGCCTTTTGGTAGTAACATTAATTTTTACAATTATTTCATTATTTAATCCTGTATTTTTTTCTATCAAAAATTCAATAAATAATATAGAATCAAACATTACATCAAACTATTACAATATTAAAAGTGAACTCTCAAAACTAAATAATATAGCAAATGAGATTTTCAAGAACACTTCTTCTTTAGTTGAAAGTAACCAAAAAATGCTAGAAAAAGACAATAGTTCAATCATTAACAATTACTTTGAAGAACTAAAAAACGAAATTGAAAAACTAAAAGCACAACTAAATTATATGTCCACTAAAATATCGACTAGTTCTCCATTAAAAAATGAAAATAACCAGATCACCTTATTTGAAAAATTTGATCCTAATTCAAATGAAACTTTAAGATTTATGTGGTTAATAGCATATCAATACTATAAACAAAAGAACTACCTTATGGCTAAAAATATCCTAGAAACTATCATTGATAAAGCGTTATCAAATAATCTTAATTATTTATATTTTATTGATGATGCTTATTATTATAGAGCTTTAATTTACTATGAAATGGGAGATTTTGAAAATTCCTATCTTTTATTTAATGATTTTATTGAAAGATTCCCAAATAGTACTTACAAAAAACATGCAGAATATTTTATAAAGATCTTAGGAGGGTTGAAATGA